One Anopheles marshallii chromosome 3, idAnoMarsDA_429_01, whole genome shotgun sequence genomic region harbors:
- the LOC128711321 gene encoding B9 domain-containing protein 1, translated as MLELQLTSGESETFFHLTVTGQLESACFPMGPDGSGLFCRYDIVAGPDWELVSGLRSAVTQSARTETDYRTVVFNMPIEFTMKTTNPYGWPQIVFSLYGANIWNVETNRGYARVHCPLSGGSGSSAERTIRAPLFIPKYSNMCSAAMSWISGVNPEMRDPKILTDGSKHKGLACETYGELVIRLQTISRGTSQMALDWGQTTVDDRY; from the coding sequence ATGCTGGAATTGCAGCTGACTTCCGGTGAGAGTGAAACCTTCTTCCATCTGACCGTTACCGGTCAGCTCGAGTCTGCCTGCTTCCCGATGGGTCCGGATGGAAGCGGACTGTTCTGTCGGTACGATATTGTCGCCGGTCCGGATTGGGAGCTCGTGTCCGGTCTTCGATCGGCCGTTACCCAAAGTGCACGGACCGAAACCGATTACCGCACGGTGGTGTTTAACATGCCGATTGAGTTTACCATGAAAACCACCAACCCGTACGGTTGGCCGCAGATTGTTTTCAGCCTGTACGGGGCGAACATATGGAACGTGGAAACGAATCGAGGATATGCGCGGGTGCACTGTCCGCTCAGCGGTGGCAGCGGCTCGTCGGCGGAGCGTACCATACGGGCGCCACTCTTTATCCCGAAGTACTCCAACATGTGCTCGGCGGCGATGAGCTGGATCAGTGGCGTGAATCCGGAAATGCGCGACCCCAAGATATTGACCGACGGCTCCAAACACAAGGGGCTCGCGTGCGAAACCTACGGTGAGCTGGTGATACGACTGCAGACCATTTCGCGCGGTACCAGCCAGATGGCGCTCGACTGGGGCCAAACGACCGTGGACGACCGGTATTGA
- the LOC128711322 gene encoding probable prefoldin subunit 2: MATQTATVATGSTSGKPQEKKSQEKIATEFQQLRNQQLNLVNNLNAIEMDLKEHKTVIDTLKVVEPSRKCFRLVGGVLVEQTVEVVLPQLELNKTQLEKLIEEGKEQITKKGIEINQYKDEHNIKMRGQEPTPPVGSEKENAADDKSTGNRNVLVGNL; this comes from the exons ATGGCAACACAAACCGCCACGGTAGCCACCGGCAGCACTAGCGGCAAACCGCAGGAGAAGAAAAGCCAGGAAAAAATCGCAACCGAGTTTCAGCAGCTGCGGAATCAGCAACTAAATTTGGTCAACAACCTAAACGCGATCGAGATGGATCTTAAAGAGCACAA AACTGTCATCGACACACTGAAGGTGGTGGAACCTAGTCGAAAATGCTTCCGGTTAGTTGGTGGCGTGCTGGTGGAACAAACCGTTGAGGTTGTGCTACCACAGCTGGAGCTGAACAAAACCCAGCTGGAGAAGCTGATCGAGGAGGGCAAGGAACAAATCACCAAGAAAGGCATCGAGATCAATCAGTACAAGGATGAGCACAATATCAAAATGCGGGGACAGGAACCGACACCACCGGTAGGAAGCGAGAAGGAAAATGCCGCAGATGATAAATCGACCGGCAATCGGAACGTTTTGGTGGGCAACCTATAG